From Variovorax sp. PMC12, the proteins below share one genomic window:
- a CDS encoding ABC transporter permease: protein MNYPAQLDAGAAPGLQPHQSGGGPAKPASKLGSMREMGLLLIIAALCVGMSFASPYFLTWDNVRAMLLSFSIEGIVVVGMTILLIVGGIDLSVGSVVCFAMVVTGKLFLMGFDPWTAGLVAIGASALIGAMIGGCVTRIGLNHFIASLAFMVIVRGLCLALTQGTPQSLFSLPAEFKFIGQGTLFGIPAVILIFLLIVVVSDFVLRRYTLLRRVFYTGSNEKAALYSGIRVGHVKFWVTVLCSASAGLAGVIYTARFGAATPTFGMGMELNVIAAAVIGGASLKGGSGTVLGAVLGLALLSVVTSSLILLDVSPYWQDVIKGLILLAAVTIDHIMNTRKTKR from the coding sequence ATGAACTACCCGGCACAACTCGACGCGGGGGCCGCACCGGGCCTCCAGCCACACCAGTCGGGGGGCGGCCCCGCCAAGCCCGCCAGCAAGCTCGGCAGCATGCGCGAGATGGGCCTGCTGCTCATCATCGCCGCGCTGTGCGTGGGCATGAGCTTCGCGTCGCCCTACTTCCTCACGTGGGACAACGTGCGCGCGATGCTGCTGTCGTTCTCCATCGAAGGCATCGTGGTGGTGGGCATGACGATCCTGCTGATCGTCGGCGGCATCGACCTGTCGGTGGGCTCGGTGGTGTGCTTCGCGATGGTGGTCACGGGCAAGCTGTTCCTCATGGGCTTCGATCCGTGGACGGCGGGGCTGGTGGCCATCGGCGCGAGCGCGCTCATCGGCGCCATGATCGGCGGCTGCGTCACGCGCATCGGGCTGAACCATTTCATCGCCTCGCTGGCCTTCATGGTGATCGTGCGCGGCCTGTGCCTGGCGCTCACGCAGGGCACGCCGCAGTCGCTGTTCTCGCTGCCGGCGGAGTTCAAGTTCATCGGCCAGGGCACGCTGTTCGGCATTCCGGCCGTCATCCTGATCTTCCTGCTCATCGTGGTGGTGAGCGACTTCGTGCTGCGCCGCTACACCCTGCTGCGCCGCGTGTTCTACACCGGCAGCAACGAGAAGGCCGCGCTGTACTCGGGCATTCGCGTGGGCCACGTGAAGTTCTGGGTCACGGTGCTGTGCTCCGCTTCGGCGGGCCTGGCCGGCGTGATCTACACCGCGCGCTTCGGCGCGGCCACGCCCACCTTCGGCATGGGCATGGAGCTGAACGTGATCGCCGCCGCGGTGATCGGCGGCGCCAGCCTCAAGGGCGGCTCGGGCACGGTGCTGGGCGCGGTGCTGGGCCTGGCGCTGCTGTCGGTGGTGACCAGCTCGCTGATCCTGCTGGACGTGTCGCCCTACTGGCAGGACGTGATCAAGGGCCTGATCCTGCTCGCGGCCGTGACCATCGACCACATCATGAACACCAGAAAGACCAAGCGATGA
- a CDS encoding glycerol-3-phosphate dehydrogenase/oxidase — protein MSAWQLPFVRPASLADRHFSTVIVGAGINGVGVFRDLCLQRVDCLIVDKGDFSAGASSAPSRMIHGGLRYLENGSFSLVAEATRERNLLLRNAPHLVQPLKTVVPLSSFFGGLMSSALKFFGRTPPQRTRGLLAVAAGLRLYDLLGRRQRVMPNHRISRVPAADRSLFRAAVRWTATFFDAWISHPEWLVLELIGDACRDQPRSAAANYCRVMGCAGNILTLRDEITGALVRVTADTVVNASGAWLDRSTAVLGGAGSRVMGTKGSHLVLDHPALRDALQGRMAYFEAVDGRVCIVYPFLDRVLVGSTDIPVEDPDQIATEPAEVDYLLEVLAEVFPNLAFGRGDVVYTYVGVRPLARSDADKPGQISRDHSVVVDLPNATRDIPIVGLVGGKWTTFRALAEEATNEVLQKLGRPRTASTELLPIGGGAELPADALATERFLDRMVTASGLGRARAQVLLRRYGSKALPLAQRLGASGDVPLQHAPDYSVAELSYLCLETGVIHLDDLVIRRTLLAIRGLVTGAALAEMAGIAAEALGWDAALARRELLACSAALRERHGVRLSPVAADAPASFDASLTTPQALGQPST, from the coding sequence ATGAGCGCCTGGCAACTGCCTTTCGTGCGTCCGGCTTCCCTGGCGGATCGCCACTTTTCGACGGTGATCGTCGGTGCCGGCATCAACGGCGTGGGCGTGTTCCGCGACCTGTGCCTGCAGCGCGTCGACTGCCTCATCGTCGACAAGGGCGACTTCAGCGCGGGCGCCAGCAGCGCGCCTTCGCGCATGATCCACGGCGGCCTGCGCTACCTGGAGAACGGCAGCTTCTCGCTGGTGGCCGAGGCCACGCGCGAGCGCAACCTGCTGCTGCGCAACGCGCCGCACCTGGTGCAGCCGCTGAAGACGGTGGTGCCGCTGTCGAGCTTCTTCGGCGGCCTCATGAGCAGCGCGCTCAAGTTCTTCGGCCGCACGCCGCCGCAGCGCACGCGCGGCCTGCTGGCGGTGGCGGCGGGCCTGCGCCTGTACGACCTGCTGGGCCGCCGCCAGCGCGTGATGCCCAACCACCGCATCAGCCGCGTGCCCGCCGCCGACCGCAGCCTGTTCCGCGCGGCAGTGCGCTGGACCGCGACATTCTTCGACGCGTGGATCAGCCACCCCGAATGGCTGGTACTGGAACTCATCGGCGACGCCTGCCGCGACCAGCCGCGCTCGGCCGCCGCCAACTACTGCCGCGTGATGGGCTGCGCGGGCAACATCCTCACCCTGCGCGACGAGATCACCGGCGCGCTGGTGCGCGTGACGGCCGACACCGTGGTGAATGCCAGCGGCGCGTGGCTGGACCGCAGCACGGCGGTGCTGGGCGGCGCGGGCTCGCGCGTGATGGGCACCAAGGGATCGCACCTGGTGCTCGACCATCCCGCGCTGCGCGATGCGCTGCAGGGGCGCATGGCCTACTTCGAGGCGGTGGACGGGCGCGTGTGCATCGTCTATCCCTTCCTCGACCGCGTGCTGGTGGGCTCCACCGACATCCCGGTGGAAGACCCCGACCAGATCGCCACCGAGCCGGCCGAGGTCGACTACCTGCTCGAGGTGCTGGCCGAGGTGTTCCCGAACCTCGCGTTCGGCCGCGGCGACGTGGTCTACACCTACGTGGGCGTGCGCCCGCTCGCGCGTTCCGACGCCGACAAGCCGGGGCAGATCTCGCGCGACCATTCGGTGGTGGTCGACCTGCCCAACGCCACGCGCGACATTCCCATCGTCGGCCTGGTCGGCGGCAAGTGGACGACCTTCCGCGCGCTGGCCGAAGAGGCGACGAACGAAGTGCTGCAGAAACTGGGCCGCCCGCGCACCGCATCGACCGAACTGCTGCCCATCGGCGGTGGCGCGGAGCTGCCTGCCGACGCGCTGGCCACGGAACGCTTCCTCGACCGCATGGTCACGGCCTCCGGCCTGGGCCGTGCGCGCGCGCAGGTGCTGCTGCGCCGCTACGGATCGAAGGCGCTGCCGCTCGCGCAGCGGCTCGGAGCCTCGGGCGACGTGCCGTTGCAGCACGCGCCCGACTACTCGGTCGCCGAGCTGTCCTACCTGTGCCTCGAGACGGGCGTGATCCATCTCGACGATCTCGTGATCCGCCGGACCCTGCTCGCGATCCGCGGCCTCGTCACCGGCGCGGCGCTGGCGGAAATGGCGGGCATCGCGGCCGAGGCACTGGGGTGGGACGCGGCCCTGGCGCGGCGCGAACTGCTGGCGTGCTCCGCCGCCCTGCGCGAGCGCCACGGCGTGCGGCTTTCGCCGGTGGCCGCCGATGCGCCCGCATCTTTCGATGCATCATTGACGACTCCTCAGGCCCTGGGCCAACCCTCGACGTGA
- a CDS encoding aldo/keto reductase has product MKKTTLGPSGIECSAIGLGTWAMGGWMWGGGDNAAAVLAIQASLDAGVNLIDTAPAYGLGRSESIVGTALKGRRHEAVIATKCGLVWHTQKGTHFFEEDGHPVYRYLGRESIIHECEQSLKRLQTDYIDLYITHWQDATTPVAETMDTLLALKKQGKIRAIGVSNVSPETLAEYLQHGPVDAAQERYSLIDREIEQTLVPLCTEHDVAVLGYSSLALGLLAGPIDPARQFTGDDQRASNPRFSAGNRAKLKAFFEELEPLRKQLECSFGQLMIAWTLARGSVSVALCGARVSKQAVENAAAGSVRLQGDALALIDAAAARHLAALG; this is encoded by the coding sequence ATGAAGAAGACAACGCTCGGCCCCTCGGGCATCGAGTGCTCGGCCATCGGCCTGGGCACCTGGGCCATGGGCGGCTGGATGTGGGGCGGCGGTGACAACGCCGCCGCCGTGCTGGCCATCCAGGCCTCGCTGGACGCGGGCGTGAACCTGATCGACACCGCGCCGGCCTACGGCCTCGGCCGCTCAGAGAGCATCGTCGGCACCGCGCTGAAGGGCCGCCGCCACGAAGCCGTGATCGCCACCAAGTGCGGGCTGGTGTGGCACACGCAGAAGGGAACGCACTTCTTCGAAGAAGACGGCCACCCGGTGTACCGCTACCTCGGGCGCGAATCGATCATTCACGAATGCGAACAGAGCCTGAAGCGCCTGCAGACCGACTACATCGACCTCTACATCACGCACTGGCAGGACGCCACCACGCCCGTGGCCGAGACCATGGACACGCTGCTCGCGCTGAAGAAGCAGGGAAAGATCCGCGCCATCGGCGTGAGCAACGTGAGCCCCGAGACGCTGGCCGAGTACCTGCAACACGGCCCGGTGGATGCCGCGCAGGAGCGCTACAGCCTGATCGACCGCGAGATCGAGCAGACGCTGGTGCCGCTGTGCACCGAGCACGACGTGGCGGTGCTGGGCTATTCGTCGCTCGCGCTCGGCCTGCTGGCCGGCCCCATCGACCCCGCGCGCCAGTTCACGGGCGACGACCAGCGCGCGAGCAACCCGCGCTTCAGCGCCGGGAACCGCGCGAAGCTCAAGGCCTTCTTCGAAGAGCTGGAGCCGCTGCGCAAGCAGCTCGAATGCTCGTTCGGCCAACTGATGATCGCGTGGACGCTGGCGCGCGGCAGCGTCTCGGTGGCGCTGTGCGGCGCCCGCGTGAGCAAGCAGGCCGTCGAGAACGCGGCCGCCGGCTCGGTGCGCCTGCAGGGCGACGCGCTGGCGCTCATCGACGCCGCCGCGGCCCGGCATCTGGCCGCGCTGGGCTGA
- a CDS encoding GntR family transcriptional regulator: MNSPTEISTVLDRGSESPLWAQFRDALRLQILQGVLPIGAKLPSEAELGEQFGISRIVVREALADLVRNNLIYKIKGRGAFVSARERDEDFVSTVLGFSDEMERKGRSVRTQILTQELRAPTEQEAASLGLTDDTQVVALKRLRSVDGELRLLVETVVPADLAPGLHRTRLDDRSLYDVLRRQYGLRLVRAERWIDAVLPDADTCELLNLPTPEPLLRIESIAYGANGRPLEHYRALHRCKTSRLHVQTTT, translated from the coding sequence GTGAACTCTCCGACCGAAATATCGACCGTGCTCGACCGTGGCTCCGAATCGCCTTTGTGGGCGCAGTTCCGCGACGCGCTGCGCCTGCAGATCCTGCAGGGCGTGCTGCCCATCGGCGCCAAGCTGCCGTCCGAAGCCGAGCTGGGCGAGCAGTTCGGCATCTCGCGCATCGTGGTGCGCGAGGCGCTGGCCGACCTGGTGCGCAACAACCTCATCTACAAGATCAAGGGCCGCGGCGCCTTCGTGTCGGCACGCGAGCGCGACGAAGATTTCGTCTCCACCGTGCTCGGCTTCTCCGACGAGATGGAGCGCAAGGGCCGCTCGGTGCGCACGCAGATCCTCACGCAGGAACTGCGCGCGCCCACCGAACAGGAAGCGGCCTCCCTCGGCCTCACCGACGACACGCAGGTGGTGGCGCTCAAGCGCCTGCGCAGCGTGGACGGCGAACTGCGCCTTCTGGTGGAAACCGTGGTGCCTGCCGACCTGGCGCCGGGCCTGCACCGCACGCGCCTGGACGACCGCTCTCTGTACGACGTGCTGCGCCGCCAGTACGGCCTGCGCCTGGTGCGCGCCGAACGCTGGATCGACGCGGTGCTGCCCGACGCCGACACCTGCGAGCTGCTGAACCTGCCCACGCCGGAGCCGCTGCTGCGCATCGAGTCCATCGCCTACGGCGCCAACGGCAGGCCGCTGGAGCACTACCGCGCGCTGCACCGCTGCAAGACCAGCCGGCTGCACGTGCAGACGACGACCTGA
- a CDS encoding sugar ABC transporter ATP-binding protein gives MNAVSALLELKAISKRFGASRALTGVDFSLHAGEIHALCGENGAGKSTLMNIIDGIHQPDEGEISLDGRKVVIDGPAHAMRLGIGLVHQEIALCGDATVAENIFMPEINAGKHAWMDYASLNARAARVLQRLGQDVDPSALVKDLSISTQQLIEIAKALTLDCKVLILDEPTAALTDNESAALFKVLHDLKAQGIGIIYISHRMAEIFAHCSRVTVLRDGRNVHCGPLAELDADALVRRMVGRDLGNYYPPKHGDAAHGEPVLEVSDIADGERVHGISFTLRRGEILGIAGLMGAGRSELAETVCGLRPATRGKVRLRGRTLTIRKYSDALREGIAYLSEDRKAAGVYLDLPIAQNIASMALKRVSSRFGLLQRAAEHKLAVDLGAKLKLKSDGVAIDVASLSGGNQQKVAIAKLLATNPSVLLMDEPTRGVDVGAKSEIHHILRELASQGVGVVVISSELPEIIGLCDRALVIRDGRLAGEVQDNEMTEEALLRLASGLCEEEATA, from the coding sequence GTGAACGCAGTGAGCGCATTGCTCGAACTGAAGGCGATCAGCAAGCGCTTCGGCGCTTCGCGCGCGCTCACGGGCGTGGACTTCTCGCTGCACGCCGGCGAGATCCACGCCCTGTGCGGCGAGAACGGCGCGGGCAAGTCCACGCTGATGAACATCATCGACGGCATCCACCAGCCGGACGAGGGCGAGATCTCGCTCGACGGCCGCAAGGTGGTCATCGACGGCCCGGCGCACGCCATGCGCCTGGGCATCGGCCTGGTGCACCAGGAGATCGCCCTGTGCGGCGACGCCACCGTGGCCGAGAACATCTTCATGCCGGAGATCAACGCCGGCAAGCATGCGTGGATGGACTACGCCAGCCTCAACGCGCGCGCCGCCCGCGTGCTGCAGCGGCTGGGGCAGGACGTGGACCCGTCGGCGCTGGTGAAGGACCTGAGCATCTCGACGCAGCAGCTCATCGAGATCGCCAAGGCGCTCACGCTGGACTGCAAGGTGCTGATCCTCGACGAGCCCACCGCCGCGCTCACCGACAACGAATCGGCCGCGCTCTTCAAGGTGCTGCACGACCTGAAGGCGCAGGGCATCGGCATCATCTACATCAGCCACCGCATGGCCGAGATCTTTGCGCACTGCTCGCGCGTGACGGTGCTGCGCGACGGGCGCAACGTGCACTGCGGCCCGCTGGCCGAACTCGACGCCGACGCGCTGGTGCGCCGCATGGTCGGGCGCGACCTGGGCAACTACTACCCGCCGAAGCACGGCGACGCGGCGCACGGCGAGCCGGTGCTCGAAGTGAGCGACATCGCCGACGGCGAGCGCGTGCACGGCATCTCCTTCACGCTCAGGCGCGGCGAGATCCTCGGCATCGCGGGCCTCATGGGCGCCGGGCGCAGCGAACTCGCCGAGACCGTCTGCGGCCTGCGCCCCGCCACGCGCGGCAAGGTGCGCCTGCGCGGCAGGACGCTGACGATCCGCAAGTACAGCGACGCGCTGCGCGAAGGCATCGCCTATCTCAGCGAAGACCGCAAGGCGGCGGGCGTGTACCTCGACCTGCCCATCGCGCAGAACATCGCGTCGATGGCGCTGAAGCGCGTGAGCTCGCGCTTCGGCCTGCTGCAGCGCGCGGCCGAGCACAAGCTGGCGGTGGACCTGGGCGCCAAGCTCAAGCTCAAGTCCGACGGCGTGGCCATCGACGTGGCGAGCCTGTCGGGCGGCAACCAGCAGAAGGTGGCCATCGCCAAGCTGCTGGCCACCAACCCGTCGGTGCTGCTGATGGACGAACCCACGCGCGGCGTGGACGTGGGCGCCAAGTCGGAGATCCACCACATCCTGCGCGAGCTGGCGAGCCAGGGCGTGGGCGTGGTGGTGATCTCCTCGGAGCTGCCCGAGATCATCGGGCTGTGCGACCGCGCGCTGGTGATACGCGACGGCCGGCTGGCCGGTGAAGTGCAAGACAACGAAATGACGGAAGAGGCGCTGCTGCGGCTGGCCTCGGGACTTTGCGAAGAGGAAGCGACAGCATGA
- a CDS encoding substrate-binding domain-containing protein: protein MRRNFLKSAAAAGIGLAGASALAQQQAAAPAAGAGLRGNASDVYVMNVMVSGVEYWFPVYEMMKQLGRTLGVKTRYTGTPEYDVNKQLASFEQELARKPAGILLHPMNPDPFIEPINRAAAMGIPVVTFAADSPNSKRTSFITSDNDREGTQAADAIAASMGGKGEYAVLENPGQDNHDRRIAAFVNRMKTKHPGMKLVGRAASNQDPNKAYQAVLSLAQANPNLGALFMPEANSALGAAQAKVETKKNIKVMCCDVNAKILDMIKSGDVFGSINPNQGMQGYMGMMMLFLAKNPTLIDPMNDAKRNGTNPMSVPFLDNGLAVVSKANADDFYWDKYLARRGTKGIGE from the coding sequence ATGAGGCGTAATTTCCTGAAGTCCGCGGCGGCCGCCGGTATCGGCCTGGCCGGTGCGAGCGCGCTTGCGCAGCAGCAAGCGGCAGCCCCCGCCGCGGGCGCCGGCCTGCGCGGCAACGCCAGCGACGTCTACGTGATGAACGTGATGGTGTCGGGCGTGGAGTACTGGTTTCCGGTCTACGAAATGATGAAGCAGCTCGGCCGCACGCTGGGCGTGAAGACGCGCTACACCGGCACGCCCGAGTACGACGTGAACAAGCAGCTCGCGTCCTTCGAGCAGGAACTGGCGCGCAAGCCAGCCGGCATCCTGCTGCATCCGATGAACCCCGACCCGTTCATAGAGCCCATCAACCGCGCGGCGGCGATGGGCATCCCCGTCGTCACCTTCGCGGCAGACTCGCCCAACTCCAAGCGCACCTCGTTCATCACGTCCGACAACGACCGCGAAGGCACGCAGGCGGCGGACGCCATCGCGGCTTCGATGGGCGGCAAGGGCGAATACGCCGTGCTGGAGAACCCCGGCCAGGACAACCACGACCGCCGCATCGCCGCCTTCGTCAACCGCATGAAGACCAAGCACCCGGGCATGAAGCTGGTCGGCCGCGCCGCCAGCAACCAGGACCCGAACAAGGCCTACCAGGCCGTGCTGAGCCTGGCGCAGGCCAACCCGAACCTGGGCGCCCTGTTCATGCCCGAGGCCAACTCGGCGCTGGGCGCGGCGCAGGCCAAGGTCGAGACCAAGAAGAACATCAAGGTGATGTGCTGCGACGTGAACGCCAAGATCCTGGACATGATCAAGTCGGGCGACGTGTTCGGCTCCATCAACCCGAACCAGGGCATGCAGGGCTACATGGGCATGATGATGCTGTTTCTGGCCAAGAACCCGACGCTCATCGACCCGATGAACGACGCCAAGCGCAACGGCACCAACCCGATGTCCGTGCCCTTCCTGGACAACGGCCTGGCCGTGGTCAGCAAGGCCAACGCGGACGACTTCTACTGGGACAAGTACCTCGCCCGCCGCGGCACCAAGGGAATCGGCGAGTGA
- a CDS encoding class I fructose-bisphosphate aldolase: MSKDKTARLNRLLNNGRCLDIALDHGVCNEPSFLNGLEDMPAVIDKLVAAGPDAIQLNHGQADLLQDRPGRDKPALVQRIDMGNPYNATAHRVMWAVLQNEHDPVLPAVQRDAACVVVNLFMLPNEPDLFRQCVQNIARVRADCDRYGMPLMIEPLVMRPHSEQGGYMVDGDAEKIVTLVRLAREMGADIVKADPTSDPADFHRVVQAARCPVLVRGGGREDLQQVFARSRVLMDQGAVGMVYGRNVYQHANPSAVVDALMAMIHRGASAKEAWDIYESGGAKKN; encoded by the coding sequence ATGTCGAAGGACAAGACCGCACGCCTGAACCGGCTGCTGAACAACGGGCGCTGCCTGGACATCGCGCTGGACCACGGCGTGTGCAACGAGCCCTCGTTCCTCAACGGGCTCGAGGACATGCCGGCGGTGATCGACAAGCTCGTGGCCGCCGGCCCCGACGCGATCCAGCTCAACCACGGCCAGGCCGACCTGCTGCAGGACCGCCCGGGCCGTGACAAGCCGGCGCTGGTGCAGCGCATCGACATGGGCAACCCCTACAACGCCACGGCGCACCGCGTGATGTGGGCGGTGCTGCAGAACGAGCACGACCCGGTGCTGCCGGCCGTGCAGCGCGACGCGGCCTGCGTGGTGGTCAACCTGTTCATGCTGCCGAACGAGCCCGACCTGTTCCGCCAGTGCGTGCAGAACATCGCGCGGGTGCGCGCCGACTGCGACCGCTACGGCATGCCGTTGATGATCGAGCCGCTGGTGATGCGCCCGCACAGCGAGCAGGGCGGCTACATGGTCGACGGCGACGCCGAGAAGATCGTCACGCTCGTGCGCCTGGCGCGCGAGATGGGCGCCGACATCGTCAAGGCCGACCCCACCAGCGACCCCGCCGACTTCCACCGCGTGGTGCAGGCCGCGCGCTGCCCCGTGCTCGTGCGCGGCGGCGGACGCGAAGACCTGCAGCAGGTGTTCGCCCGCTCGCGCGTGCTGATGGACCAGGGCGCGGTCGGCATGGTGTACGGGCGCAACGTGTACCAGCACGCCAACCCGTCGGCGGTGGTGGATGCGCTGATGGCCATGATCCACCGCGGCGCGAGCGCCAAGGAGGCATGGGACATCTACGAATCGGGCGGCGCGAAGAAGAACTGA
- a CDS encoding FGGY family carbohydrate kinase: MKTKILIGIDMGSSSLKALALEAGSGRAVALSRMPLPHDRLPAGGCEVGAAAIRSALTHVLRDVAHQLGNRVAEVRAIGCTGHGAGLYALDARNELVGGRAVASTDQRADARARSLSLSHGDALFADVGCRPWPGQPTVIAAELLGTDAVQRGEVRRLLFAKDYLGFLLTGEIATDASDASTAGLVSIATGTWSQAAFDASGIADLGPRAFGPLVPGGEVVGKLRPAEAALCGLPAGIPVAMGAIDLLASMTAICAEGRERAVSVFGTWCVNAVIGPVIEPKPDVAAVVNFGRADRRLYMENSPSSMANIAWLAGVLGLPDSRAVVDLAMSVPLGAGGLRFLPFVNGGGGVTAGFVGLKSHHTRGDMARAVVDAVAALHARHTARLAACGLPVSASTVLGGGASDTRLVRLLAGFLAHPVERCADDETGARGAAIYAAMSQGIDHAGQDSALLAPCDTVEPDAAQARAHAGFMAGFNELIDTMSPVFSHLAGGKQ, from the coding sequence ATGAAGACAAAAATACTGATCGGCATCGACATGGGGTCGAGCAGCCTGAAAGCCCTGGCCCTCGAAGCCGGGAGCGGCCGGGCCGTCGCCCTGTCCCGCATGCCACTGCCGCACGACCGGCTGCCCGCAGGGGGATGCGAAGTGGGGGCGGCCGCCATCCGCTCCGCCCTGACCCACGTGCTGCGCGACGTCGCCCACCAGCTCGGCAACCGCGTGGCCGAGGTCCGCGCCATCGGCTGCACCGGCCACGGCGCCGGGCTCTATGCGCTGGACGCGCGCAACGAACTCGTGGGCGGCCGGGCCGTTGCCTCGACCGACCAGCGGGCCGATGCGCGTGCGCGTTCGCTGTCGCTGAGCCACGGGGATGCGCTGTTCGCCGATGTCGGCTGCAGGCCCTGGCCGGGCCAGCCCACCGTGATCGCGGCCGAGCTGCTGGGCACCGACGCCGTGCAGCGCGGCGAGGTGCGCCGGCTGCTGTTCGCGAAGGACTACCTCGGCTTCCTGCTGACCGGCGAGATCGCGACCGACGCGAGCGATGCGAGCACCGCCGGGCTGGTGTCGATCGCCACCGGCACGTGGTCGCAGGCGGCCTTCGACGCCTCGGGCATCGCCGACCTCGGGCCGCGTGCCTTCGGTCCGCTGGTGCCCGGCGGCGAGGTCGTCGGCAAGCTGCGGCCTGCCGAAGCCGCGCTGTGCGGCCTGCCCGCCGGCATTCCCGTGGCGATGGGCGCCATCGACCTGCTCGCATCGATGACCGCGATCTGCGCCGAAGGCCGCGAGCGGGCGGTGTCGGTCTTCGGCACCTGGTGCGTGAACGCGGTCATCGGACCGGTGATCGAGCCCAAGCCCGACGTGGCGGCGGTCGTGAACTTCGGTCGCGCGGACAGGCGGCTCTACATGGAGAACAGCCCCTCGTCGATGGCCAACATCGCATGGTTGGCCGGCGTGCTGGGCCTGCCGGATTCGCGCGCCGTGGTCGACCTGGCGATGTCGGTGCCGCTGGGCGCGGGCGGCCTGCGCTTCCTGCCGTTCGTGAACGGCGGCGGCGGCGTGACGGCGGGCTTCGTCGGCCTCAAGAGCCATCACACGCGCGGCGACATGGCACGCGCCGTGGTCGATGCGGTGGCCGCGCTGCATGCGCGCCACACGGCGCGGCTCGCGGCCTGCGGCCTGCCGGTGTCGGCCTCGACCGTGCTCGGCGGCGGTGCGAGCGACACCCGCCTCGTGCGCCTGCTGGCCGGCTTTCTGGCGCATCCGGTCGAGCGCTGCGCCGACGACGAAACCGGCGCGCGCGGCGCGGCCATCTACGCCGCCATGTCGCAGGGCATCGACCACGCCGGGCAGGACAGCGCCTTGCTCGCGCCCTGCGACACCGTCGAACCCGACGCCGCGCAGGCGCGCGCCCATGCCGGCTTCATGGCCGGCTTCAACGAACTGATCGACACCATGTCTCCTGTGTTTTCACATCTGGCCGGGGGCAAGCAATGA